In Mugil cephalus isolate CIBA_MC_2020 chromosome 20, CIBA_Mcephalus_1.1, whole genome shotgun sequence, the following are encoded in one genomic region:
- the e4f1 gene encoding transcription factor E4F1 isoform X1, which produces MSVENNHTAETESEQTKDGNETIAIQTTLGDEDEDVHKCGRCQSEFSTLEAFIQHKLQHVCKRVEARKDNSQDAPQEEADNTGTYSSEVKTVEGTSSDEPVKNTNDESSDLLGRGRRKKIASLKASDQSDGAEGSVSDNASGDKLIYKVNQEGRYICQLCEKTFKTTNILRTHMKTHSDQKNFSCDLCGTSFRTKGSLIRHNRRHTDERPYRCTLCGQSFRESGALTRHLKALTPCTEKIRFVQYKEILVSKDGVQKGVESDPAAVAGQEEVVVVEQQPEEQEMVEAQTAVVSVVEAGSQEVLHQVHFTMEVDGTTQEQQVVVEQSQAEALAAAAAAGDNLICQAILNSGIALETEETVVEEIAPTAEEINKVVSGRADGDEGVIEIQVKEEFVEMEEETSDGGDRTSSKLHMCPHCNRSFKGLNYFRFHVKGHLGYKPFKCTLCQKEFLTGYLLKKHMEVHVSERRYKCGECGKLYKTIGHVREHMRAHSDERPYRCSRCSKGYKTKNALQVHQRTHGDEKPYVCQFCLRGFREKGSLVRHIRHHTGEKPFKCPKCGRGFAEHGTLNRHMRAKGGCHKDDSSEQQPAVTEEQESVDSLATAAIISEDPHAVLVEFSSVVADTQEYIIKTQTEEEIQEEEVTLIQDSQNEMGNHIMKVVQRIVSQSQSAGGTGSHQIIVRNVAVDEDGPSISDCGDTITIATPESLTEQVAMTLASAISDGTLLAAASTAEAAAAAEGAVTVVTTEETVEEEMVEMVQQQEGYVITSPEEVEIQTVVV; this is translated from the exons ATGAGTGTTGAAAATAATCATACGGCAGAAACAGAGAGCGAGCAGACGAAGGACGGCAACGAGACGATCGCCATTCAAACCACTCTGGGAGACGAAG ATGAAGACGTGCACAAGTGTGGACGCTGTCAGTCAGAGTTTTCCACGTTGGAAGCTTTCATACAACACAAGCTGCAGCACGTCTGCAAACGCGTTGAAGCACGAAAGGACAACAGCCAGGATGCCCCCCAAGAG GAGGCTGACAACACTGGAACTTATTCTTCAGAGGTGAAGACAGTTGAAGGCACATCCTCAGATGAGCCAGTGAAGAACACTAATG ACGAAAGCAGTGACTTGTTGGGTCGTGGTCGCAGGAAGAAAATTGCTTCTCTTAAAGCCTCTGACCAGTCAGATGGGGCTGAGGGGTCTGTGTCCGATAATGCCTCCGGTGACAAGCTTATTTACAAAGTCAACCAGGAGGGACGTTACATTTGCCAACTTTGTGAAAAGACCTTCAAGACG ACCAACATCTTGAGAACTCACATGAAAACTCACAGCGACCAGAAGAACTTCTCGTGTGATTTATGTGGGACGTCTTTTCGCACTAAAGGTTCCCTGATTCGTCACAACCGCCGTCACACAG ACGAGCGGCCGTATCGGTGCACGCTGTGTGGCCAGTCCTTCAGAGAGTCGGGTGCTCTTACCAGACACCTCAAAGCTCTCACGCCCTGCACCGAAAAGATCCGCTTTGTTCAATACAAGGAAATCCTGGTGAGCAAGGATGGAGTGCAGAAAG GGGTTGAATCTGATCCAGCTGCAGTGGCTGGCCAGGAGGAGGTGGTCGTTGTGGAGCAGcagccagaggagcaggagatgGTGGAGGCTCAGACTGCCGTGGTCAGTGTGGTAGAGGCTGGTTCCCAGGAGGTCCTCCATCAGGTCCACTTCACAATGGAGGTGGATGGAACAACACAAGAGCAGCAG GTGGTGGTAGAGCAGTCTCAGGCAGAGGCCCTGGCCGCCGCCGCAGCAGCGGGCGACAATCTCATCTGCCAGGCCATCCTCAACTCTGGCATTGCACTGGAGACGGAGGAAACGGTGGTCGAGGAGATCGCGCCCACGGCCGAGGAGATCAACAAAGTGGTTTCTGGCAGAGCCGATGGCGACGAGGGAGTCATCGAGATCCAAGTGAAAGAAGAGTtcgtggagatggaggag gaAACAAGTGACGGTGGTGATCGTACGTCATCGAAATTGCACATGTGCCCACACTGCAACCGCTCCTTCAAGGGCTTGAATTATTTCCGCTTCCATGTTAAAGGCCATTTGG GTTATAAGCCCTTCAAGTGCACACTATGTCAAAAGGAGTTTCTGACTGGCTACCTGCTCAAGAAACACATGGAAGTCCACGTCAGCGAGCGGAGGTACAAGTGCGGCGAATGCGGCAAACTCTACAAAACCATCGGACACGTACGCGAGCACATGAGGGCTCACTCAGATGAGCGACCCTACCGCTGCTCCAGATGCAGCAAAGGATACAAGACCAAG AACGCCTTGCAGGTGCACCAGCGCACCCACGGGGACGAGAAGCCCTACGTGTGTCAGTTCTGCTTGAGAGGCTTCAGGGAGAAAGGCTCCCTGGTCCGACACATCCGCCACCACACCGGAGAGAAGCCTTTCAAATGCCCCAAGTGCGGCCGCGGCTTCGCGGAGCATGGGACTCTGAACCGGCATATGCGTGCCAAAG GAGGCTGTCACAAGGACGACAGCAGCGAGCAGCAACCTGCCGTGACTGAAGAGCAGGAGTCTGTTGACAGCCTTGCTACAGCGGCCATCATCTCAGAGGATCCTCATGCAGTCCTGGTGGAGTTCTCCTCGGTGGTGGCAGACACGCAGGAGTACATCATCAAG ACTCAAACCGAGGAGGaaatccaggaagaagaggTCACGCTTATTCAAGACAGCCAGAATGAG ATGGGAAACCACATCATGAAGGTGGTGCAGCGGATCGTCAGCCAGTCGCAGAGCGCCGGCGGCACGGGCAGCCACCAGATCATCGTGCGCAACGTGGCGGTGGACGAGGACGGCCCGTCCATCTCCGACTGCGGCGACACCATCACCATCGCCACGCCCGAGAGCCTGACGGAGCAGGTGGCCATGACGCTGGCCTCCGCCATCAGCGACGGCACGCTGCTGGCCGCGGCGAGCACCGCGgaggcggcagcggcggcggaggGCGCCGTTACCGTGGTTACCACCGAGGagacggtggaggaggagatggtggagatggtgcagcagcaggagggatATGTCATCACCTCcccagaggaggtggagattcAGACTGTGGTCGTATGA
- the e4f1 gene encoding transcription factor E4F1 isoform X2 — translation MSVENNHTAETESEQTKDGNETIAIQTTLGDEDEDVHKCGRCQSEFSTLEAFIQHKLQHVCKRVEARKDNSQDAPQEEADNTGTYSSEVKTVEGTSSDEPVKNTNDESSDLLGRGRRKKIASLKASDQSDGAEGSVSDNASGDKLIYKVNQEGRYICQLCEKTFKTTNILRTHMKTHSDQKNFSCDLCGTSFRTKGSLIRHNRRHTDERPYRCTLCGQSFRESGALTRHLKALTPCTEKIRFVQYKEILVSKDGVQKAAVAGQEEVVVVEQQPEEQEMVEAQTAVVSVVEAGSQEVLHQVHFTMEVDGTTQEQQVVVEQSQAEALAAAAAAGDNLICQAILNSGIALETEETVVEEIAPTAEEINKVVSGRADGDEGVIEIQVKEEFVEMEEETSDGGDRTSSKLHMCPHCNRSFKGLNYFRFHVKGHLGYKPFKCTLCQKEFLTGYLLKKHMEVHVSERRYKCGECGKLYKTIGHVREHMRAHSDERPYRCSRCSKGYKTKNALQVHQRTHGDEKPYVCQFCLRGFREKGSLVRHIRHHTGEKPFKCPKCGRGFAEHGTLNRHMRAKGGCHKDDSSEQQPAVTEEQESVDSLATAAIISEDPHAVLVEFSSVVADTQEYIIKTQTEEEIQEEEVTLIQDSQNEMGNHIMKVVQRIVSQSQSAGGTGSHQIIVRNVAVDEDGPSISDCGDTITIATPESLTEQVAMTLASAISDGTLLAAASTAEAAAAAEGAVTVVTTEETVEEEMVEMVQQQEGYVITSPEEVEIQTVVV, via the exons ATGAGTGTTGAAAATAATCATACGGCAGAAACAGAGAGCGAGCAGACGAAGGACGGCAACGAGACGATCGCCATTCAAACCACTCTGGGAGACGAAG ATGAAGACGTGCACAAGTGTGGACGCTGTCAGTCAGAGTTTTCCACGTTGGAAGCTTTCATACAACACAAGCTGCAGCACGTCTGCAAACGCGTTGAAGCACGAAAGGACAACAGCCAGGATGCCCCCCAAGAG GAGGCTGACAACACTGGAACTTATTCTTCAGAGGTGAAGACAGTTGAAGGCACATCCTCAGATGAGCCAGTGAAGAACACTAATG ACGAAAGCAGTGACTTGTTGGGTCGTGGTCGCAGGAAGAAAATTGCTTCTCTTAAAGCCTCTGACCAGTCAGATGGGGCTGAGGGGTCTGTGTCCGATAATGCCTCCGGTGACAAGCTTATTTACAAAGTCAACCAGGAGGGACGTTACATTTGCCAACTTTGTGAAAAGACCTTCAAGACG ACCAACATCTTGAGAACTCACATGAAAACTCACAGCGACCAGAAGAACTTCTCGTGTGATTTATGTGGGACGTCTTTTCGCACTAAAGGTTCCCTGATTCGTCACAACCGCCGTCACACAG ACGAGCGGCCGTATCGGTGCACGCTGTGTGGCCAGTCCTTCAGAGAGTCGGGTGCTCTTACCAGACACCTCAAAGCTCTCACGCCCTGCACCGAAAAGATCCGCTTTGTTCAATACAAGGAAATCCTGGTGAGCAAGGATGGAGTGCAGAAAG CTGCAGTGGCTGGCCAGGAGGAGGTGGTCGTTGTGGAGCAGcagccagaggagcaggagatgGTGGAGGCTCAGACTGCCGTGGTCAGTGTGGTAGAGGCTGGTTCCCAGGAGGTCCTCCATCAGGTCCACTTCACAATGGAGGTGGATGGAACAACACAAGAGCAGCAG GTGGTGGTAGAGCAGTCTCAGGCAGAGGCCCTGGCCGCCGCCGCAGCAGCGGGCGACAATCTCATCTGCCAGGCCATCCTCAACTCTGGCATTGCACTGGAGACGGAGGAAACGGTGGTCGAGGAGATCGCGCCCACGGCCGAGGAGATCAACAAAGTGGTTTCTGGCAGAGCCGATGGCGACGAGGGAGTCATCGAGATCCAAGTGAAAGAAGAGTtcgtggagatggaggag gaAACAAGTGACGGTGGTGATCGTACGTCATCGAAATTGCACATGTGCCCACACTGCAACCGCTCCTTCAAGGGCTTGAATTATTTCCGCTTCCATGTTAAAGGCCATTTGG GTTATAAGCCCTTCAAGTGCACACTATGTCAAAAGGAGTTTCTGACTGGCTACCTGCTCAAGAAACACATGGAAGTCCACGTCAGCGAGCGGAGGTACAAGTGCGGCGAATGCGGCAAACTCTACAAAACCATCGGACACGTACGCGAGCACATGAGGGCTCACTCAGATGAGCGACCCTACCGCTGCTCCAGATGCAGCAAAGGATACAAGACCAAG AACGCCTTGCAGGTGCACCAGCGCACCCACGGGGACGAGAAGCCCTACGTGTGTCAGTTCTGCTTGAGAGGCTTCAGGGAGAAAGGCTCCCTGGTCCGACACATCCGCCACCACACCGGAGAGAAGCCTTTCAAATGCCCCAAGTGCGGCCGCGGCTTCGCGGAGCATGGGACTCTGAACCGGCATATGCGTGCCAAAG GAGGCTGTCACAAGGACGACAGCAGCGAGCAGCAACCTGCCGTGACTGAAGAGCAGGAGTCTGTTGACAGCCTTGCTACAGCGGCCATCATCTCAGAGGATCCTCATGCAGTCCTGGTGGAGTTCTCCTCGGTGGTGGCAGACACGCAGGAGTACATCATCAAG ACTCAAACCGAGGAGGaaatccaggaagaagaggTCACGCTTATTCAAGACAGCCAGAATGAG ATGGGAAACCACATCATGAAGGTGGTGCAGCGGATCGTCAGCCAGTCGCAGAGCGCCGGCGGCACGGGCAGCCACCAGATCATCGTGCGCAACGTGGCGGTGGACGAGGACGGCCCGTCCATCTCCGACTGCGGCGACACCATCACCATCGCCACGCCCGAGAGCCTGACGGAGCAGGTGGCCATGACGCTGGCCTCCGCCATCAGCGACGGCACGCTGCTGGCCGCGGCGAGCACCGCGgaggcggcagcggcggcggaggGCGCCGTTACCGTGGTTACCACCGAGGagacggtggaggaggagatggtggagatggtgcagcagcaggagggatATGTCATCACCTCcccagaggaggtggagattcAGACTGTGGTCGTATGA
- the narfl gene encoding cytosolic Fe-S cluster assembly factor narfl has protein sequence MASHFSGVLQLTDLDDFITPSQECVKPVKVEKKQGKSVAKIQIEDDGSYVQVNQDGGKQKLEKAKITLNDCLACSGCITSAESVLITQQSHEELFKVLRNNKSGGTDQKIVVVSVSPQSRASLAAHYDLSSSEAGRRLTSFFKGLGVHHVFDTSFSRTFSLLESQREFVERFQRKEKDRKAVPMLTSACPGWICYAEKTHGEFILPYISTTRSPQQMMGSLVKGYFAEQQGLSPQQIYHVAVMPCFDKKLEASRPDFYMEEAEIREVDCVITSGEVQKMLEEENVSLKDLESAVPDTMFSSVCGDEFLSHAGSGSGGYLHHVFTYAAKQLFGEEVKELTYKTLRNKDFQEVSLEKDGVVVLCFASTYGFRNIQNLVQKLKRGKSPYHFVEVMACPSGCLNGGGQVKPSDGQNPKERLQKVEELYKAERPLQPEDDVRVAELYQSWLNSVGKERAKELLHTQYHTVEKMTNGLTMKW, from the exons ATGGCTTCCCACTTCAGCGGTGTGCTGCAGTTGACAGATCTCGATGATTTCATTACTCCATCCCAG GAATGTGTCAAACCCGTCAAAGTAGAGAAGAAACAGGGTAAATCTGTGGCCAAAATCCAGATAGAAGATGACGGCAGTTACGTCCAAGTCAACCAG GATGGAGGCAAGCAGAAGCTGGAGAAAGCAAAGATCACGCTGAATGACTGCTTGGCCTGCAGTGGCTGCATCACTTCGGCCGAGAGCGTCCTCATCACGCAGCAGAGCCACGAGGAGCTGTTTAAAGTGCTCCgcaacaacaaa TCTGGTGGTACGGACCAGAAGATCGTGGTGGTGTCAGTGTCACCGCAGTCCAGAGCCTCCCTTGCAGCACACTATGACCTCAGCAGTAGTGAGGCAGGCAGGAGGCTAACCTCGTTCTTCAAAGGCCTTG GGGTTCATCATGTGTTTGACACTAGCTTTAGTCGGACCTTCAGCTTGCTGGAGAGTCAGAGAGAGTTTGTGGAGCGTTtccagaggaaggagaaggacagGAAGGCCGTTCCCATGCTAACGTCTGCCTGTCCAG GTTGGATCTGCTATGCAGAGAAGACCCACGGGGAGTTTATTCTTCCGTACATCAGCACCACTCGCTCCCCCCAGCAGATGATGGGCTCTCTGGTTAAAGGCTATTTTGCTGAACAACAG GGCCTGAGTCCGCAGCAGATCTACCACGTGGCAGTGATGCCGTGCTTTGACAAGAAACTTGAGGCCTCACGGCCAGACTTCTACATGGAAGAAGCCGAGATCCGAGAAGTGGATTGTGTCATCACTTCTG GAGAGGTTCAGAAGATgttggaggaggaaaatgtgtCTCTTAAGGATTTGGAGTCTGCAGTACCAGATACAAT GTTCAGCAGTGTGTGCGGGGATGAGTTCCTGAGTCACGCTGGGAGTGGATCGGGGGGCTACCTCCATCACGTCTTTACCTACGCTGCTAAACAACTGTttggagaggaggtgaaggagctCACCTACAAGACCCTACG GAATAAAGATTTCCAAGAGGTGAGTCTTGAGAAAGACGGCGTCGTCGTACTTTGCTTCGCTTCGACGTACGGCTTCCGGAACATTCAGAACCTCGTGCAGAAACTCAAGAGGGGGAAGTCGCCTTACCACTTTGTGGAAGTTATGGCTTGTCCGTCAG GCTGTCTAAACGGTGGCGGGCAGGTGAAGCCCTCAGATGGTCAGAACCCAAAGGAGCGTCTTCAGAAAGTTGAGGAGCTCTACAAGGCAGAACGCCCCCTACAGCCAGAAGACGACGTGCGCGTGGCCGAGTTGTACCAGTCCTGGCTCAACAGTGTAGGAAAGGAAAGAGCCAAAGAGCTGCTGCACACGCAATACCACACGGTGGAGAAGATGACCAATGGGCTCACTATGAAGTGGTGA